One part of the [Pantoea] beijingensis genome encodes these proteins:
- the nifJ gene encoding pyruvate:ferredoxin (flavodoxin) oxidoreductase has translation MITIDGNGAAASVAFRTSEVIAIYPITPSSTMAELSDSWAGDGRKNIWGDVPRVVEMQSEAGAIATVHGALQTGALSTSFTSSQGLLLMIPTLYKLAGQLTPFVLHVAARTIATHALSIFGDHSDVMAVRQTGCALLCASNVQEAQDFALIAQIASLNSRIPFIHFFDGFRTSHEINKIAPLSDDTLRTLMPQSAIDAHRQRALSPDNPVIRGTSANPDTYFQSREATNPWYNATFAHVEQAMEAFEGETGRRYYPFEYYGHPQAERVIVLMGSAIGTCEEVIDELLQQGDKVGVVKIRLYRPFSAQHLLQVIPTSVKSIAVLDRTKEPGALAEPLYLDVMTAVAEAFSRGERRSMPRIIGGRYGLSSKEFGPECVLAVFHALAGDHPPARFTVGIYDDVTHLSLPLPEHALPNHAKLEALFYGLGSDGSVSATKNNIKIIGNATPLNVQGYFVYDSKKAGGLTVSHLRVSDRPIHSAYLINSADFVGCHQLQFIDKYQMAEQLKPGGIFLLNTPYAAHEVWSRLPQEVQAVLNQKQARFYVINAARIARDCQLGARINTVMQMAFFQLTQILPGETALAALQNAIANSYSSKGQELVERNWQALATAQEAIQPVPLEPVDSTSPVRPPVVSDAAPDFVKTVTAAMLAGLGDALPVSALPPDGTWPTGTTQWEKRNIAEEVPIWKPELCTQCNHCVAACPHSAIRAKVVQPQALADAPDQLQSLDVKARDMRGQKYVLQVAPEDCTGCNLCVEVCPAKDRQDPSIKAINMMSRLDHVEEEKENYDFFLNLPEIDAAQLERIDIRTSQLISPLFEYSGACSGCGETPYIKLLTQLYGDRLLIANATGCSSIYGGNLPSTPYTTNADGRGPAWANSLFEDNAEFGLGFRLTVDQHRHRVTRLLESYADRLPETLLEALKSDSVTTEQRRQQIAELRALLSHVDEPAARQLITDADALVDKSIWLIGGDGWAYDIGFGGLDHVLSLTENVNILVLDTQCYSNTGGQASKATPLGAVTKFGEHGKRKSRKDLGVSMMMYGHVYVAQISLGAQLNQTVKAIQEAESWPGPSLIIAYSPCEEHGYDLALSHDQMRQLTASGFWPLYRFDPRRADEGKLPLSLDSRPPSSELDDALMNEQRFRRLNTQQPEVAKQLWHDAAEDVKRRYALLAQMAGKSDKIDG, from the coding sequence ATGATAACCATTGATGGTAATGGCGCGGCTGCTTCTGTGGCCTTTCGCACCAGCGAAGTGATCGCTATTTATCCTATTACTCCCAGTTCAACTATGGCCGAGCTGTCAGATTCCTGGGCGGGTGATGGCCGGAAAAATATCTGGGGCGATGTGCCGCGCGTCGTCGAAATGCAGTCCGAGGCTGGTGCGATCGCTACCGTACATGGCGCTTTACAAACCGGCGCCCTCTCCACGTCCTTTACCTCCTCGCAGGGCTTGCTGCTGATGATCCCCACGCTGTACAAACTGGCAGGTCAGTTGACGCCATTTGTACTGCATGTAGCCGCACGCACCATAGCAACTCACGCACTGTCAATTTTTGGCGATCACTCTGACGTGATGGCGGTACGACAGACAGGATGTGCACTACTGTGTGCCAGCAACGTGCAGGAGGCGCAGGATTTTGCATTGATAGCGCAAATAGCCTCGCTGAACAGTCGCATCCCTTTCATTCACTTTTTTGATGGTTTCCGTACTTCGCATGAAATTAACAAAATTGCGCCACTCTCCGATGACACACTGCGCACGCTGATGCCGCAATCAGCAATTGATGCACATCGTCAACGTGCTCTGTCGCCTGATAATCCTGTGATACGCGGTACTTCAGCCAATCCCGATACCTATTTTCAGTCACGCGAAGCCACTAATCCCTGGTACAACGCCACGTTCGCACATGTCGAACAGGCGATGGAGGCGTTCGAAGGAGAAACAGGACGCCGCTATTATCCTTTTGAATACTATGGTCATCCACAAGCAGAGCGCGTAATCGTGCTAATGGGATCAGCCATTGGTACATGCGAAGAAGTCATTGATGAATTGCTACAGCAGGGTGACAAGGTCGGCGTGGTGAAAATCCGCCTTTATCGCCCCTTTTCAGCGCAACATTTACTGCAAGTTATACCGACAAGCGTGAAAAGTATCGCGGTACTCGACCGCACAAAAGAACCCGGCGCACTGGCGGAACCCCTCTATCTTGATGTGATGACCGCAGTGGCTGAAGCCTTCAGCCGTGGAGAGCGTCGCAGCATGCCGCGCATCATCGGCGGACGTTATGGCCTATCCTCAAAAGAATTCGGTCCCGAGTGCGTCCTGGCGGTATTTCATGCTCTGGCCGGTGATCATCCCCCAGCGCGCTTTACCGTCGGCATTTATGACGATGTGACACATCTATCGCTTCCTCTACCCGAACATGCGTTACCAAACCATGCGAAGCTGGAAGCACTATTCTACGGACTGGGCAGCGATGGCAGTGTCTCCGCCACCAAAAATAACATCAAAATTATTGGTAATGCGACGCCGCTCAATGTGCAGGGCTATTTTGTCTATGATTCAAAAAAAGCGGGCGGGTTAACCGTTTCTCATCTGCGAGTAAGCGATCGGCCAATCCACTCTGCATATCTGATTAATAGCGCCGATTTTGTTGGCTGCCACCAACTGCAATTTATCGATAAATATCAAATGGCGGAGCAGCTAAAACCCGGTGGTATTTTTCTGCTTAATACGCCATATGCAGCCCACGAGGTCTGGTCACGCCTGCCCCAGGAAGTACAGGCGGTACTGAATCAGAAACAGGCGCGATTCTACGTGATCAACGCGGCGAGAATCGCCCGTGACTGCCAGCTCGGCGCACGTATTAACACCGTTATGCAGATGGCATTCTTCCAGTTAACCCAGATTCTACCCGGTGAGACGGCGCTGGCCGCGCTGCAAAATGCCATTGCTAACAGTTACAGCAGTAAAGGCCAGGAACTGGTTGAACGCAACTGGCAGGCGCTTGCAACTGCACAGGAGGCCATACAGCCTGTGCCACTTGAGCCCGTTGATAGCACTAGCCCGGTGCGCCCGCCTGTGGTTTCCGATGCCGCCCCTGATTTTGTTAAAACCGTTACCGCAGCCATGCTGGCAGGATTGGGCGATGCCCTCCCGGTATCTGCACTACCGCCGGACGGCACCTGGCCGACAGGAACCACGCAATGGGAAAAACGGAATATTGCGGAAGAAGTGCCAATCTGGAAGCCCGAACTGTGCACCCAATGCAACCACTGCGTTGCAGCTTGCCCCCATTCGGCTATTCGCGCCAAAGTTGTACAGCCGCAAGCACTGGCAGATGCACCGGACCAGTTGCAATCTCTTGATGTAAAAGCACGCGATATGCGCGGGCAAAAATATGTGCTGCAGGTCGCACCGGAAGATTGCACTGGATGCAACCTGTGCGTAGAAGTTTGTCCGGCAAAAGATCGGCAGGATCCGTCAATTAAAGCCATCAATATGATGTCGCGCCTTGACCACGTTGAAGAAGAAAAAGAGAACTATGATTTCTTCCTCAATCTACCTGAAATCGATGCCGCTCAGCTCGAGCGTATTGATATTCGTACATCACAGTTGATCTCACCATTATTTGAATATTCCGGCGCCTGTTCCGGCTGCGGTGAAACACCTTACATCAAGTTACTGACCCAACTGTATGGCGATAGACTATTGATTGCTAACGCCACCGGTTGCTCATCAATTTATGGTGGCAACCTTCCTTCTACACCTTACACCACTAACGCCGACGGTCGAGGCCCCGCGTGGGCTAACTCGCTTTTTGAAGACAATGCTGAGTTTGGCTTAGGTTTTCGTCTAACCGTCGATCAACACCGTCACCGCGTTACTCGTCTGCTGGAGAGTTATGCCGACCGCCTGCCAGAGACATTGCTGGAAGCATTAAAAAGTGACAGCGTCACGACAGAACAGCGCCGTCAGCAGATCGCGGAACTACGTGCGCTGCTAAGTCACGTAGATGAGCCTGCTGCCCGGCAATTAATTACCGATGCTGATGCGCTGGTTGATAAATCGATTTGGTTGATTGGGGGGGATGGTTGGGCTTACGATATTGGCTTTGGTGGGCTTGATCATGTCCTTAGTCTGACGGAGAACGTCAATATTTTGGTACTTGATACCCAATGCTATTCCAACACCGGCGGTCAAGCCTCTAAGGCCACCCCGCTGGGGGCTGTGACCAAATTTGGCGAACATGGAAAACGCAAATCACGTAAAGACTTAGGCGTAAGTATGATGATGTACGGCCATGTTTATGTCGCACAGATTTCACTCGGCGCACAGTTGAATCAAACAGTGAAAGCCATTCAGGAAGCGGAGTCATGGCCTGGCCCTTCGCTGATTATTGCCTACAGCCCATGTGAAGAGCATGGCTATGATTTGGCGCTGAGCCACGATCAAATGCGTCAGCTTACTGCGTCCGGCTTCTGGCCACTTTATCGTTTTGATCCGCGACGTGCTGATGAAGGCAAGTTGCCGCTTTCCCTTGATTCCCGTCCACCTTCTAGTGAACTGGATGATGCGCTGATGAATGAGCAACGTTTCAGAAGATTAAACACGCAACAGCCTGAAGTGGCTAAACAGCTATGGCATGATGCGGCAGAAGATGTAAAACGCCGTTATGCGTTACTCGCGCAAATGGCTGGTAAAAGCGATAAAATTGACGGGTAA
- a CDS encoding putative quinol monooxygenase, with amino-acid sequence MSNNTKLVIAKFVAQPGKADALKKVLTNVLAPSRAEEGCIHYDLYRSIEDGNVFLFHETWKDQAALDHHNQQPHLQKVIVDTESLLKQPAEVNVF; translated from the coding sequence ATGAGCAACAATACGAAATTAGTAATCGCAAAGTTTGTGGCACAACCGGGCAAGGCCGATGCGCTAAAAAAAGTATTAACTAACGTTCTTGCCCCAAGCCGCGCCGAAGAAGGCTGTATTCATTACGATCTGTATCGCAGCATTGAAGATGGAAACGTTTTCTTATTCCATGAGACCTGGAAGGATCAGGCAGCGCTTGACCATCATAACCAGCAGCCTCATCTCCAAAAGGTCATTGTTGATACAGAATCTCTGCTTAAGCAGCCTGCTGAAGTCAACGTTTTTTAA